In a single window of the Thiohalophilus sp. genome:
- a CDS encoding PhnD/SsuA/transferrin family substrate-binding protein, translated as MPASRRQFLIRTAGLLLATTGARAAPGNPAPIRIGLTPVILDDQSRFLRRWRDWLEQQFTREVQFVQRPRYRDITGLLLRHELDAAWVCGYPYIAHAEQLRLLAVPVYRGEPRYHSLIIRGRQHDSIKRAEDLAGFSFAFSDPDSNSGYLYPMYRLREALTRQPDFFRRTFFTWGHRNTIEAVAAGLADAGAVDSYVWETLQRRHPEYAEQAVVVERSPAFGFPPLVTHVDTPPQIHQRLAEVLLRMHEDDEGRVLLEQLALDRFVAGQPDQYAGIHRMLKKLRRLELVSPA; from the coding sequence ATGCCAGCGTCGCGCCGACAATTTCTGATCCGCACGGCCGGGCTGCTGCTGGCCACTACCGGCGCGCGAGCGGCACCGGGCAACCCCGCGCCGATTCGTATCGGCCTGACCCCGGTGATCCTCGATGATCAAAGCCGTTTCCTGCGCCGCTGGCGCGACTGGCTGGAACAACAGTTCACCCGTGAAGTGCAATTCGTGCAGCGACCGCGCTATCGGGATATCACCGGGTTATTACTGCGCCACGAACTGGATGCGGCCTGGGTCTGCGGTTATCCCTATATCGCGCATGCCGAGCAACTGCGCCTGCTTGCCGTTCCCGTCTACCGGGGCGAACCCCGTTATCACTCGCTGATCATCCGGGGCCGGCAACACGACTCGATCAAGCGTGCCGAGGACCTGGCCGGATTCTCGTTTGCCTTCTCCGATCCCGATTCCAACTCGGGGTACCTCTATCCAATGTACCGACTGCGCGAGGCACTCACCCGCCAGCCGGACTTTTTCCGGCGCACTTTTTTTACCTGGGGCCATCGCAATACCATCGAGGCGGTCGCCGCCGGCCTGGCCGACGCCGGGGCGGTGGACAGTTATGTGTGGGAGACCCTGCAACGGCGTCACCCTGAATATGCGGAACAGGCCGTCGTAGTGGAACGATCCCCGGCTTTCGGATTTCCGCCACTGGTAACCCACGTCGATACACCGCCGCAAATCCATCAGCGCCTCGCCGAGGTTCTGTTACGCATGCACGAGGATGACGAGGGTCGCGTCCTGCTCGAACAGCTCGCACTGGATCGGTTCGTGGCAGGCCAACCGGATCAGTATGCCGGCATCCACCGGATGCTGAAGAAATTGCGCCGACTGGAACTGGTCTCGCCGGCATGA
- a CDS encoding HAMP domain-containing sensor histidine kinase, whose translation MNLTSYRFRIPLSLAVVAIITALAFSLAVAYQTYRNIQIEQQRTGYRLAHAMEPVLARAIRHDDIWLAYSLLREPSGAGKTKTGFPAPFLVLLDEQRHIFASNQPEHFPLGVALADIDSELARLDSESNRENPVVQWRDGQLLIAPVHSADAQVGTLMLGFSTGVFWNRFREILIGAAPVIGLVLLALIGIGWVWGQRIIAPLTSLSHCMERIGRDDITRLQCPTYAGSDEIGQLGQRFKLLLEDLRNKQALEEQAKTQERLAAIGRMAAGVAHEVNNPLGGLFAAIDTYRHTPSRQRDPDRTLALIERGLQQIHTVVSALLVESRLETRPLTQQDIDDVATLVQADAATVNKAIHWDNQLPRELPLPANAVRQILLNLTLNAVQATPPKNKITIELTADDDALQILVSNPGEPIPAAVLAHLFEPFQSQRPHGTGLGLWVTYQTVTQLGGEIDVESQARLTRFRVRLPLTKTRKEVA comes from the coding sequence ATGAATCTCACCAGTTACCGGTTCCGGATTCCCCTGAGCCTGGCCGTGGTCGCCATTATCACGGCCTTGGCATTCTCGCTCGCGGTCGCCTACCAGACCTACCGCAATATTCAGATAGAACAGCAACGCACCGGCTATCGCCTGGCGCACGCCATGGAACCGGTACTGGCGCGTGCCATCCGGCACGATGATATCTGGCTGGCCTATAGTCTGTTGCGTGAACCCTCCGGTGCCGGAAAAACAAAGACCGGTTTTCCCGCCCCGTTTCTCGTGCTGCTGGATGAACAGCGGCATATCTTTGCCAGTAACCAGCCGGAACATTTTCCACTGGGCGTGGCCCTGGCCGACATCGACAGCGAGCTTGCCCGGCTCGACAGTGAGTCGAACAGGGAAAATCCGGTCGTCCAGTGGCGTGACGGGCAACTATTGATCGCCCCTGTGCATTCGGCCGATGCCCAGGTGGGTACCCTGATGCTCGGCTTTTCCACGGGTGTCTTCTGGAACCGCTTCCGGGAAATTCTGATCGGCGCAGCACCGGTGATCGGCCTGGTGTTACTGGCACTGATCGGAATCGGCTGGGTCTGGGGGCAACGCATTATCGCGCCACTGACCAGCCTGAGCCATTGTATGGAACGCATCGGCCGGGACGATATCACCCGCCTGCAATGCCCCACTTATGCCGGCAGCGACGAAATCGGGCAACTCGGACAACGTTTCAAACTCCTGCTCGAGGATCTGCGCAACAAGCAGGCGCTGGAAGAACAGGCGAAAACCCAGGAACGCCTGGCTGCCATCGGCCGCATGGCGGCGGGCGTCGCTCACGAGGTCAACAATCCGCTGGGGGGATTATTTGCCGCGATCGATACCTATCGTCACACCCCGTCCCGACAACGGGACCCGGACAGGACCCTCGCCCTGATCGAACGCGGCCTGCAACAGATCCATACCGTGGTCTCCGCCCTGCTGGTGGAAAGCCGGCTGGAAACCCGCCCGCTGACCCAGCAGGACATCGACGACGTGGCCACCCTGGTACAGGCCGATGCGGCCACGGTCAACAAAGCCATCCACTGGGACAACCAGTTACCCCGGGAACTCCCCTTGCCGGCCAACGCCGTGCGCCAGATCCTGCTCAACCTGACGTTGAACGCCGTCCAGGCCACTCCTCCCAAAAATAAAATTACCATCGAACTGACTGCCGATGATGACGCGCTGCAGATTCTGGTCAGCAATCCGGGAGAACCCATTCCCGCAGCGGTACTCGCCCATCTGTTTGAACCGTTTCAAAGCCAGCGTCCCCACGGCACCGGTCTGGGACTGTGGGTGACGTATCAGACAGTGACACAGCTCGGTGGCGAGATCGATGTGGAAAGCCAGGCACGCCTGACCCGCTTCCGGGTCCGCCTGCCCCTGACAAAAACCCGCAAGGAGGTGGCCTGA
- a CDS encoding sigma-54 dependent transcriptional regulator, translating to MARICLIEDDPIMGESLVERLKLEGYEVTLYTSGKAALEGLTEQPCDALVSDIRLPDINGADLYRQLAQRLKPIPPAIFITAYGTIDQAVELLRLGAADYLTKPLDIPRFLDKLAAVCRQPASPRDGEPQLGLSRAMREIESTLSRVARYPEASVLLQGESGVGKEIAARLLHAQQCPDAPFEAVNCAALPEALAASELFGHERGAFTGAIKSHSGAFERAGDGILFLDEIGDMPRELQAQLLRALQERTFSPVGSETASPFRARVVCATNQDLHARVQSGEFREDLYYRINVIQITIPPLSERPEDIVWLAERFLQQAGERHNEPPRQLSDAALAVLAARNWPGNVRELKHHIERLCILSDAPVIDVEHLGLDNEPHPNKTTNSLRQGREQEEKRRIATALTESDGCIGDAARLLGISRKSLWQKRKKYDL from the coding sequence ATGGCCCGCATCTGCCTGATCGAAGATGACCCGATCATGGGCGAGTCCCTGGTCGAACGCCTGAAACTGGAAGGGTATGAGGTGACTCTGTACACCAGCGGCAAGGCGGCACTGGAAGGGCTCACCGAACAGCCCTGCGATGCCCTGGTCAGCGATATCCGGCTGCCGGACATCAATGGCGCCGATCTGTATCGCCAGCTCGCGCAACGATTAAAACCGATACCACCCGCCATTTTCATCACCGCCTACGGCACTATCGATCAGGCGGTGGAGTTGCTGCGCCTCGGCGCCGCCGACTATCTGACCAAGCCTTTAGACATCCCCCGTTTTCTCGACAAACTGGCCGCCGTCTGCCGCCAGCCGGCCTCGCCACGGGATGGCGAACCGCAGCTGGGACTGTCCCGCGCAATGCGCGAGATCGAATCGACCCTGAGCCGGGTGGCGCGCTACCCGGAAGCGAGCGTGCTGTTGCAGGGCGAATCGGGGGTGGGCAAGGAGATCGCCGCGCGGCTGCTGCACGCGCAACAGTGCCCCGATGCCCCCTTCGAGGCGGTTAACTGCGCGGCTCTGCCGGAGGCGCTGGCCGCCTCCGAACTGTTCGGCCACGAGCGCGGCGCGTTCACCGGCGCCATCAAAAGCCATAGCGGCGCCTTCGAGCGCGCCGGCGACGGTATCCTGTTTCTGGACGAGATCGGCGATATGCCGCGGGAACTACAAGCGCAACTGCTGCGCGCCCTGCAGGAACGCACTTTCAGCCCGGTCGGCAGTGAAACCGCCAGCCCGTTTCGGGCCCGCGTGGTCTGCGCCACCAACCAGGATTTGCACGCCCGGGTGCAAAGTGGCGAGTTTCGCGAGGATCTCTATTACCGGATCAATGTTATTCAAATCACTATTCCGCCCCTGAGCGAACGGCCGGAAGATATCGTCTGGCTGGCCGAACGGTTTCTGCAACAGGCCGGCGAGCGCCATAACGAACCGCCGCGCCAGCTGAGTGACGCCGCGCTGGCCGTGCTGGCCGCGCGAAACTGGCCCGGCAATGTCCGCGAACTCAAACATCACATCGAACGCCTCTGTATTCTTTCGGACGCCCCGGTCATCGACGTCGAGCATCTCGGCCTGGACAACGAACCTCACCCGAACAAAACCACAAACAGTTTACGACAGGGCCGGGAACAGGAGGAAAAGCGTCGTATCGCCACGGCATTGACCGAATCCGACGGCTGTATCGGCGATGCCGCCCGACTGCTCGGCATCAGCCGCAAGTCCCTGTGGCAAAAACGCAAGAAATACGATCTTTAA
- a CDS encoding porin yields MHTTMFRGPISGAVLAALCLAPASALALELDIYGVGHLSVDSNDNGADSHLYVASNSSRLGFRGQHGVGNDLTLLFQYEAGVDLTGRGENDGNGPGTSDNLFSTARDSYVGLSGSGGTVLAGRLGVLNQWVYDFNLFADQVGDLGNIWGGTGIPGRANGVLAYATPDLGNGVDALVAYVPESGIDNQDHLIVKLNYASDGGLRLGAAHTSLGTGPGNPEHTATALTASYHMGNLTLGGGYQTESDMGGTAGSDRDSYTLGLSYQATSTGVFKVQYVGSDADAANSDASQIAVGYDHALDKATTLYLAYASTDNDPQANFTANNYGHGQAVNPALGNDPSSISIGVVYKFDAGLIR; encoded by the coding sequence ATGCATACCACAATGTTTCGCGGACCGATTAGCGGCGCGGTGCTGGCCGCGTTATGCCTGGCCCCGGCTTCGGCCCTGGCACTGGAACTGGATATCTACGGCGTCGGCCATCTCTCGGTGGACAGCAACGATAACGGGGCCGACAGCCACCTCTATGTGGCCAGCAATTCATCCCGACTCGGCTTCAGGGGCCAGCACGGCGTGGGCAACGATTTGACCCTGCTCTTTCAGTATGAGGCCGGCGTCGATCTGACCGGGCGGGGCGAGAATGACGGCAACGGCCCGGGCACTAGCGATAACCTGTTCAGCACCGCGCGCGATTCCTACGTCGGGTTGTCCGGCAGTGGCGGCACTGTCCTGGCCGGGCGCCTGGGCGTACTGAACCAGTGGGTATATGACTTCAACCTGTTTGCCGACCAGGTCGGTGATCTGGGCAACATCTGGGGCGGCACCGGCATTCCCGGGCGCGCCAACGGCGTACTGGCCTATGCCACCCCCGATCTGGGCAACGGCGTCGATGCCCTGGTGGCGTATGTTCCCGAAAGCGGCATTGACAATCAGGATCACTTGATTGTAAAACTCAACTATGCCTCTGATGGCGGCCTGAGGCTCGGCGCGGCGCACACCAGCCTGGGCACGGGACCCGGCAATCCGGAGCATACCGCGACCGCACTCACCGCCAGTTACCACATGGGTAATCTCACCCTGGGCGGCGGCTATCAGACCGAGTCGGATATGGGGGGAACGGCAGGCAGTGATCGCGACAGCTACACGCTCGGCCTCAGTTACCAGGCCACGAGCACCGGGGTATTCAAGGTCCAGTATGTCGGCAGCGATGCGGATGCGGCCAACAGCGATGCCAGTCAGATCGCCGTGGGTTACGACCACGCCCTCGACAAGGCAACCACGCTGTATCTGGCCTACGCCAGTACCGACAACGATCCGCAGGCGAACTTCACCGCCAATAACTACGGCCACGGCCAGGCGGTCAACCCTGCCCTCGGAAATGATCCGTCCTCGATCTCGATCGGCGTGGTTTACAAGTTCGATGCCGGCCTCATCAGGTAA
- a CDS encoding arsenate reductase (azurin) small subunit: protein MSKFSRREFLKLGGAGAVTAGTATMAGGCMAPSEDALAVQPGGTTLDYPITTVANANKLAVNKPVSFTYPDKASPCMLVRIGHAVPGGVGPGKDIVAYSTLCTHMGCQVSYDTDSRNFKCPCHFSVFDSEKTGQMVTGQATENLPRILLSHDVATGDIKAVGVDGLIYGRQANTI from the coding sequence ATGTCAAAATTCAGCAGACGTGAATTCCTCAAACTGGGCGGCGCCGGGGCGGTGACTGCCGGAACAGCAACCATGGCCGGGGGGTGTATGGCCCCGTCTGAAGACGCCCTGGCTGTTCAGCCGGGTGGTACCACCCTGGATTATCCAATTACCACGGTAGCCAATGCCAACAAATTGGCGGTCAACAAACCCGTCAGTTTCACCTATCCGGACAAGGCCTCGCCATGCATGCTGGTACGAATTGGGCATGCGGTACCGGGCGGTGTCGGACCCGGCAAGGACATTGTCGCCTACAGCACTCTGTGCACCCACATGGGCTGCCAGGTGAGCTACGACACGGACAGCCGAAACTTTAAATGCCCTTGCCACTTCAGTGTGTTTGACAGTGAAAAAACCGGGCAAATGGTAACCGGCCAGGCAACAGAAAATCTGCCGCGTATCCTGTTAAGCCATGATGTTGCGACCGGAGACATCAAGGCCGTCGGGGTCGACGGTCTGATCTATGGTCGTCAGGCAAACACCATCTAG
- a CDS encoding arsenate reductase (azurin) large subunit, translated as MSKFTDRIPLPPVGAQKTNMTCHFCIVGCGYHVYKWPANHEGGRAPDQNALGIDFRRQLAPLEATLTPAMVNQIEENNRTYNIMIVPDKKCVVNQGLSSTRGGQMATAMYRADGATRDRLKYPRLFTGDDWVDISWEQALQIYAGVTKRILDQDGPDQIMFNMFDHGGAGGGFENTWGTGKLMFSSIGTKMVRMHNRPAYNSECHATRDMGIGELNNSYEDSEVADTIVFIGANAYETQSNFFLAHALPNLRGATVDKKKQWFKGETAAPGRFIFIDPRRSLTVAVCEETVGKDRVMHLRIEPGTDTALFNGLLTYVVDQGWHDKEFIANHTSGFDEALEANRMSLSECSRITGISVEDLKKVAEWAYKPKPSGHRPRTAHLYEKGIIWGNDNYRIQSALVDLVLATHNVGRRGTGVCRLGGHQEGYTRPPYPGPRPAPFIDQEIMNNNGQSLTVWGCNAFQTTLNAQEYRATLYRRANIVREAMSRVRGGSMERLVDAIYDAVRNHGGLFTTTVDLYPTKFAEASLLMLPAAHPGEMNLTSMNGERRMRLSEKFMSPPGVAKPDCLIAADIANTLKAMYEKEGNKKMAERFSGYDWKTEEDAFNDGFRMAHKKEIDSQGGATGHLVTYSRLRNMGNNGVQLPVKEYRDNKLIGTAIIYSDNKFNTGDGKAHFLPAPWNGFPETVAEQRRKYRFWINNGRTNHIWQTAYHDRHIDFRTNRYPMAPIEINPNDAADLGIKSGDVVEVYNDYGSTFAMAYVEPDMKRGHTFMMFGYYNGNVGDVVTDWTDRNVVPFYKGTWANIQKVSTMPDYKKNVSFKRRRYI; from the coding sequence ATGAGCAAATTCACTGATCGCATACCGCTACCGCCAGTCGGTGCCCAAAAAACCAATATGACCTGTCACTTCTGTATCGTGGGCTGTGGTTACCATGTCTACAAATGGCCGGCCAATCATGAGGGCGGCCGGGCACCCGATCAAAATGCACTGGGCATCGACTTTCGTCGCCAGTTGGCACCCCTTGAGGCCACGTTAACACCAGCGATGGTCAATCAGATCGAGGAAAACAACAGAACCTACAATATCATGATTGTTCCCGACAAGAAGTGCGTCGTTAATCAGGGGTTATCCTCCACGCGAGGGGGACAGATGGCAACAGCCATGTATCGAGCCGATGGTGCCACGCGTGATCGGCTTAAATATCCCCGCCTGTTTACCGGCGACGATTGGGTCGACATCAGTTGGGAACAGGCACTGCAGATCTATGCCGGAGTAACAAAGCGCATTCTCGATCAGGATGGTCCGGATCAAATCATGTTTAACATGTTCGACCATGGCGGCGCGGGGGGCGGATTTGAAAACACCTGGGGAACCGGTAAGTTGATGTTCTCGTCAATCGGCACCAAGATGGTCAGAATGCATAATCGCCCCGCATACAACTCGGAGTGCCATGCAACCCGTGACATGGGTATTGGCGAGCTGAACAACAGCTATGAAGACAGCGAAGTCGCAGATACCATTGTTTTTATCGGCGCCAACGCTTACGAGACCCAGAGCAACTTCTTTCTTGCGCACGCCTTGCCCAATCTCCGGGGTGCCACCGTGGACAAGAAAAAACAGTGGTTCAAGGGTGAAACCGCCGCGCCAGGCCGGTTTATTTTCATTGACCCACGCCGCTCCCTGACTGTCGCCGTATGTGAGGAGACCGTCGGGAAAGACAGAGTCATGCATTTGCGCATCGAACCTGGTACGGACACCGCATTGTTCAATGGCCTACTGACTTATGTCGTGGATCAAGGCTGGCATGATAAAGAGTTTATCGCCAATCATACATCGGGCTTTGACGAGGCACTGGAAGCCAATCGAATGAGTCTGTCTGAATGCAGCCGGATCACGGGCATATCCGTTGAGGATTTGAAAAAAGTCGCCGAATGGGCCTACAAACCGAAGCCTTCCGGCCACCGCCCTCGTACAGCCCATTTATACGAGAAGGGCATCATCTGGGGCAATGACAATTATCGAATCCAGTCAGCATTGGTCGATCTGGTACTCGCCACTCATAATGTTGGCCGTCGTGGCACCGGCGTTTGCCGACTTGGCGGACATCAGGAAGGTTACACACGCCCGCCTTATCCCGGACCGCGCCCTGCACCGTTCATTGATCAGGAAATCATGAACAATAACGGACAAAGCCTGACAGTCTGGGGTTGCAATGCTTTTCAGACAACGCTCAACGCACAGGAATATCGGGCTACATTATATCGCCGGGCAAATATCGTTCGTGAGGCCATGTCCCGAGTCCGCGGCGGTTCAATGGAACGGCTTGTCGACGCGATTTACGACGCAGTAAGAAACCATGGTGGGCTGTTTACAACTACCGTGGATCTCTACCCGACGAAATTCGCCGAAGCATCTCTTCTTATGTTACCCGCCGCGCATCCGGGGGAAATGAACCTGACGTCAATGAATGGTGAACGCAGGATGCGCCTGTCAGAAAAATTCATGTCACCACCGGGTGTAGCCAAACCGGATTGTTTGATTGCCGCTGATATTGCCAACACTCTCAAAGCCATGTATGAAAAGGAAGGCAACAAAAAAATGGCCGAGCGTTTTTCAGGCTATGATTGGAAAACAGAGGAAGATGCTTTCAACGATGGTTTCCGCATGGCGCACAAAAAGGAGATCGATAGTCAGGGTGGCGCCACCGGTCATCTGGTAACCTATTCCCGACTTCGCAACATGGGCAATAACGGCGTGCAACTACCCGTCAAGGAATACAGGGATAACAAACTGATTGGCACTGCAATTATCTACAGTGACAATAAATTCAATACCGGTGATGGCAAGGCGCATTTCCTTCCCGCCCCATGGAACGGATTCCCTGAAACCGTAGCCGAACAACGCAGGAAATACCGCTTCTGGATCAACAACGGCCGCACCAATCACATATGGCAAACCGCATACCATGATCGACATATTGACTTTCGAACCAATCGCTATCCGATGGCGCCAATTGAGATCAACCCGAATGACGCCGCGGACCTCGGTATCAAGTCTGGTGACGTCGTTGAGGTTTATAACGACTATGGCTCAACCTTCGCCATGGCCTATGTTGAACCAGACATGAAACGCGGTCATACCTTTATGATGTTTGGTTATTATAACGGTAACGTTGGCGACGTTGTTACTGACTGGACAGATCGAAACGTGGTTCCGTTCTACAAGGGAACGTGGGCCAACATTCAAAAGGTCTCAACAATGCCAGACTACAAGAAGAATGTCTCGTTCAAGCGCAGACGGTATATTTAA
- a CDS encoding sigma-54 dependent transcriptional regulator, with product MKFDILIAEDDPDMADLLEELASEAGFRVTVLYTGSEARQRLHRDLPDVLFTDLRLPQPDGLQLLNEARGLNPGMPVVMITGYATVQDAVEGFRNGLFDLITKPFDTEQVRGLLERVRNLLTHERRIEQLDARLAQLDEEPAPVIESRAAQRMLELAEQVAPLELPVLLSGETGTGKGVLARWIHDASPRCEGPYLALNCAAVPETLIENELFGHEKGAFTGATSRKRGLLELADGGTLLLDEINSTRPEVQARLLQFVQERTLLRVGGERPVDVDVRLVVAANEDLAKLVEEGRFRRDLFYRLNVYPIELPPLRERREDIAPLAERFMLRYARELARDVRGFSAGTLDALQGYDWPGNVRELENIVQRAVVLANGEHIERHHLPRELIAGSSASPSDPWPIPPDATLLEVERYWMEHMLRRCQGNKTEAARRLGIDPSTLHRRLRD from the coding sequence ATGAAATTCGATATTCTTATTGCCGAAGATGATCCGGATATGGCCGACTTGCTGGAGGAACTGGCCAGTGAAGCCGGGTTTCGTGTCACTGTCTTGTATACCGGCAGCGAGGCGCGACAGCGTTTGCACCGTGATCTGCCCGATGTGTTGTTTACCGATTTGCGCCTGCCACAACCCGACGGCCTGCAGTTACTGAACGAGGCGCGTGGATTGAATCCCGGCATGCCGGTGGTGATGATCACCGGCTATGCCACGGTTCAGGATGCTGTTGAGGGATTTCGTAATGGTTTGTTTGATCTGATCACCAAACCGTTTGATACCGAACAGGTGCGCGGCCTGCTGGAGCGAGTGCGAAACCTGCTGACCCACGAACGGCGTATCGAGCAGCTGGATGCCCGGCTGGCACAGCTGGACGAGGAACCCGCGCCGGTCATCGAGAGTCGCGCCGCGCAACGCATGCTGGAGCTGGCCGAACAGGTGGCGCCGCTCGAACTGCCCGTGCTGCTGAGCGGCGAGACCGGCACCGGCAAGGGCGTGCTCGCCCGCTGGATTCACGATGCCAGTCCACGTTGCGAGGGCCCGTATCTGGCGCTCAATTGCGCGGCGGTGCCGGAAACCCTGATCGAGAATGAACTGTTCGGTCATGAAAAAGGCGCATTTACCGGTGCCACGTCGCGTAAACGCGGCCTGCTGGAACTGGCCGACGGCGGCACCCTGCTGCTGGATGAGATCAACAGTACCCGTCCCGAAGTGCAGGCCCGCCTGCTGCAATTCGTCCAGGAGCGCACCCTGTTGCGGGTGGGCGGGGAGCGGCCGGTCGACGTGGATGTCCGGCTGGTTGTCGCGGCCAATGAGGATCTGGCCAAACTGGTGGAAGAGGGCCGTTTTCGGCGGGATCTCTTCTATCGGCTGAATGTGTATCCCATTGAATTGCCCCCCCTGCGCGAGCGGCGCGAGGATATCGCGCCGCTGGCCGAGCGTTTCATGCTGCGCTACGCGCGTGAGCTGGCGCGCGACGTGCGCGGTTTTTCCGCCGGGACGCTCGACGCCCTGCAGGGTTATGACTGGCCGGGGAATGTCCGGGAACTGGAGAATATTGTTCAGCGTGCCGTGGTCCTGGCCAACGGTGAACATATCGAGCGCCATCATTTGCCGCGGGAGTTGATAGCCGGTTCCAGCGCCAGTCCGTCTGATCCCTGGCCGATTCCACCGGATGCCACACTGCTCGAAGTCGAGCGTTACTGGATGGAGCACATGCTCAGGCGTTGCCAGGGGAACAAAACCGAAGCCGCCCGGCGGCTGGGGATCGACCCTTCCACCTTGCACCGACGGCTACGGGATTAG
- a CDS encoding sensor histidine kinase translates to MVRQRRITLSGLISLYAGGALVVLALILGVVMQQSISRVLDDALRDKAGALARQLAIVSLDSVLTYDYGTLERYVKDLGAGRDMVYVRVQREDGELLAEAGNRERAGDSSVITIAEPVNLAGRDIGEVLVAYDRRAVDQTVGLLTLAGLVGLLVLTVILFYLLRQLLRARLVEPVRALANSVNPMYTDAPLAMPLKQNVPEEIEQLAEMFSRLQNDIHRHIDELEQANRLARSATARLCQEQRLATIGQMAAGLAHGLNTPLGNIIGYAQQGSREIPDERGAHRFQVIERQARKCSQIVGDLLASARAPRTVIQRLDLDNLVRSTVTLIRPVIRDHGVTSVEINSWGPCWVYGDVSGLEQILFNLFNNAAQAGATALQLTLQCSEDEGVLLVQDNGSGIDNAHRKKIFEPFFTTKEAGTGTGLGLYLCRTLLQSMNGHIELVEDAAGQTLFRLQLPAAEAQISEKAHQV, encoded by the coding sequence GTGGTAAGGCAACGCCGCATCACTTTGTCCGGGCTGATCAGCCTCTATGCGGGCGGGGCACTGGTGGTTCTGGCCCTGATTCTGGGCGTGGTGATGCAACAAAGCATCAGCCGCGTACTGGACGATGCCTTGCGTGACAAGGCCGGCGCCCTGGCCCGGCAACTGGCGATCGTCTCCCTGGATTCGGTGCTGACCTACGATTACGGTACCCTCGAACGTTATGTCAAGGATCTCGGTGCCGGGCGGGACATGGTTTATGTCCGGGTGCAACGCGAGGACGGTGAGTTGCTGGCCGAGGCAGGCAACCGTGAGCGGGCGGGGGATAGTTCGGTTATCACGATTGCCGAACCCGTCAACCTGGCCGGGCGCGATATTGGTGAAGTGCTGGTGGCCTATGATCGCCGGGCAGTCGATCAGACTGTCGGGCTGCTGACCCTGGCCGGTCTTGTCGGCTTGCTGGTGCTGACGGTGATTCTGTTTTACCTGCTACGCCAGCTGCTGCGTGCGCGGCTGGTCGAACCGGTCCGCGCCCTGGCCAACAGTGTCAATCCAATGTACACCGATGCACCCTTGGCCATGCCGTTGAAACAAAATGTGCCCGAGGAGATCGAGCAACTGGCGGAAATGTTTTCGCGCCTGCAAAATGACATTCACCGTCATATTGACGAACTGGAACAGGCCAACCGCCTGGCCCGCAGCGCCACGGCGCGCTTGTGCCAGGAACAGCGGCTGGCCACTATCGGGCAGATGGCGGCCGGGCTGGCCCACGGGTTGAATACCCCGCTGGGTAATATCATCGGCTATGCCCAGCAGGGCAGCCGGGAAATTCCGGATGAACGCGGCGCGCATCGTTTCCAGGTCATCGAGCGTCAGGCGCGTAAATGCTCGCAAATCGTGGGCGATCTGCTGGCCTCCGCCCGGGCACCCAGGACGGTGATTCAGCGGCTGGATCTGGATAACCTGGTGCGTTCCACCGTCACTTTGATACGCCCGGTGATCCGCGATCACGGGGTGACCTCCGTCGAGATCAACAGCTGGGGGCCATGCTGGGTCTATGGGGATGTCAGCGGGCTGGAGCAGATTCTTTTCAATTTATTTAACAATGCGGCCCAGGCCGGTGCCACGGCATTGCAGCTCACACTGCAGTGTAGCGAAGACGAAGGGGTACTACTGGTGCAGGATAACGGTTCGGGCATTGACAACGCGCACCGTAAAAAAATATTCGAGCCCTTTTTTACCACCAAGGAGGCCGGCACCGGTACCGGCCTCGGTCTGTATCTGTGCCGGACCCTGCTGCAATCCATGAACGGGCATATTGAACTGGTCGAGGATGCCGCCGGCCAGACGCTGTTTCGTTTACAATTGCCTGCCGCCGAAGCACAAATTAGCGAGAAGGCACATCAGGTATGA